In the genome of Hymenobacter taeanensis, one region contains:
- a CDS encoding hydroxymethylglutaryl-CoA lyase yields the protein MLHLTECPRDAMQGWPTFIPTADKIAYLNALLRVGFQTLDFGSFVSPKAIPQLADTAEVLDGLDLGQSGTHLLAIVANLRGAETAAQHPQIRYIGFPLSVSETFQQRNTNKSIAQAFDDVARMQELCARTGQEQVVYLSMGFGNPYGDPWSPGVLGEFTQKLDALGVSIVALSDTIGASTPATISPAFRELTAAFPNIRFGAHLHTTPDSWQEKVQAAYESGCRHFDGALGGYGGCPMAADQLTGNMPTERLLEFGVTVEEEPILNLEALTDALEWNQRIFAGHY from the coding sequence ATGCTCCACCTCACCGAATGCCCCCGCGATGCCATGCAGGGCTGGCCTACGTTCATACCCACCGCCGATAAAATTGCCTATCTCAATGCACTGCTGCGGGTAGGCTTTCAAACCCTCGACTTTGGCTCCTTTGTGTCGCCGAAGGCTATTCCGCAGCTTGCCGACACGGCCGAAGTGCTCGACGGGCTGGATCTAGGCCAGTCGGGCACGCATTTGCTGGCCATTGTGGCTAATCTGCGCGGAGCCGAAACCGCCGCCCAGCACCCCCAAATACGGTACATCGGCTTTCCATTGTCGGTGTCTGAAACCTTTCAGCAGCGAAACACCAACAAGAGCATCGCCCAGGCCTTCGATGATGTAGCGCGGATGCAGGAACTGTGCGCCCGCACTGGGCAGGAGCAGGTGGTATACCTGAGCATGGGCTTCGGCAACCCCTACGGCGACCCGTGGAGCCCCGGTGTACTGGGAGAGTTCACCCAGAAACTTGATGCGCTGGGCGTGTCTATTGTGGCGCTTTCTGATACCATTGGCGCCTCTACGCCTGCTACCATCAGTCCTGCCTTCCGGGAGCTGACGGCGGCCTTCCCGAACATCCGATTTGGTGCTCACCTGCACACTACCCCTGATAGCTGGCAGGAGAAAGTGCAGGCCGCTTATGAATCTGGCTGCCGCCACTTTGACGGTGCCCTGGGCGGCTATGGCGGCTGCCCTATGGCCGCTGACCAGCTGACCGGCAATATGCCCACCGAGCGCCTACTGGAGTTTGGCGTGACAGTGGAAGAGGAGCCCATTCTCAATTTAGAAGCTCTCACTGATGCCCTGGAGTGGAATCAGCGGATTTTTGCTGGGCATTACTAG